The following are encoded in a window of candidate division KSB1 bacterium genomic DNA:
- a CDS encoding HAMP domain-containing histidine kinase, with protein MSDAIGIAFLCEPSGIVRQVLRNTFATEAENWIGRPFPTCAVKGSVEKALSFLNEIKQKGAAFDWAINVLLDGKVQTLHFAGGMLGETLLVVGAPNGRFAAELYEEMLRMNNEQTNVLRQALKALPKEREFLFDEISRLNNELIAMQRELAKKNAELQRLNEEKNRFLGMAAHDLRNPLHAVLAYSDFLMEHLADDKCREFLRVIRNSSLFMAQLIDDLLDVAKIESGYLNLDYTAFDLADLVRQNAAVHRFFAEQKNVVINYDLEPIPMVGDAAKLQQVLNNLIRNAVKFSYHGGRVEVSVHRLEEGAELVVRDYGVGMSAEEQANLFKPFVRGKPGTDGEKSTGLGLVIVKRIIEGHGGEINLYSKKDEGTSFRVILPLRPKEV; from the coding sequence ATGAGCGATGCAATCGGCATAGCCTTTTTATGCGAACCAAGCGGAATAGTTCGGCAGGTTCTTCGCAATACATTTGCAACCGAAGCAGAGAATTGGATCGGTCGTCCTTTTCCGACTTGTGCCGTCAAAGGCTCGGTGGAAAAGGCGCTGTCATTCCTCAATGAAATCAAGCAAAAGGGAGCCGCTTTCGATTGGGCGATCAATGTGCTGCTCGACGGCAAGGTGCAGACCCTGCATTTTGCCGGCGGCATGCTTGGAGAAACGCTGCTCGTCGTCGGGGCGCCCAACGGCCGTTTTGCCGCCGAGCTCTATGAAGAGATGTTGCGCATGAACAACGAACAGACGAACGTTTTGCGGCAGGCACTGAAGGCTCTACCGAAAGAAAGAGAATTCTTGTTCGATGAGATCAGCCGGTTGAACAACGAGCTGATCGCCATGCAGCGCGAATTGGCGAAAAAGAACGCCGAGCTGCAGCGGCTCAATGAAGAAAAAAACCGTTTCCTCGGCATGGCCGCCCATGATCTGCGCAACCCCCTGCACGCCGTTCTCGCTTACAGCGATTTTCTCATGGAGCATTTGGCGGACGACAAGTGTCGCGAGTTTCTCCGGGTTATTCGTAATTCCAGCCTGTTCATGGCGCAGCTGATCGACGATCTGCTTGATGTGGCCAAAATCGAATCCGGCTATCTAAACCTTGACTATACCGCATTTGACCTGGCCGATCTCGTTCGACAAAATGCGGCCGTTCATCGTTTTTTTGCTGAACAAAAGAATGTTGTGATTAACTATGACCTCGAGCCGATACCGATGGTCGGCGATGCCGCCAAACTACAGCAGGTGCTCAACAATCTCATTCGCAACGCCGTGAAATTTTCTTACCACGGAGGCAGGGTTGAGGTTTCGGTGCATCGACTGGAGGAAGGTGCCGAGCTTGTCGTTCGCGATTACGGCGTCGGCATGAGCGCCGAAGAACAGGCAAATCTCTTTAAACCCTTTGTCAGAGGCAAGCCGGGAACTGATGGAGAAAAAAGCACGGGTCTGGGTTTGGTGATCGTCAAGCGCATCATTGAGGGACATGGGGGAGAAATCAACCTCTATAGTAAAAAAGATGAAGGCACTTCTTTTCGCGTCATTCTGCCGCTTCGACCGAAGGAAGTGTAA
- a CDS encoding cobalamin-dependent protein (Presence of a B(12) (cobalamin)-binding domain implies dependence on cobalamin itself, in one of its several forms, or in some unusual lineages, dependence on a cobalamin-like analog.), producing MDLKMTAAEELRRRREELAEAVVALQYAKQPDVWRPFGDRGLETSIRDAAYHLIYLSEAVQADEPTLFTEYLSWVQSLFTHLPLPPETLPVTLECMQEVLNTTLKENLLSVVRPILDAGIESLSSRRTDPSEFLPDGQLGEKARSYLDALLAGDRLTAGRIVMDLLQSGTPIKQIYLGIFQPVQREIGRLWQNNRISVAQEHFCTAATQTIMSQLYPYLFTGEKKSKKLVACCIGGELHEIGARIVADFMEMEGWDTYFLGANTPAESILKALGDQRADLLAVSATMTFHVSRVADLIRQLRESRLADVPVLVGGYPFNISQNLWRKVGADGWAPDAERAVAAAEQVICR from the coding sequence GTGGATTTAAAGATGACAGCTGCCGAGGAGTTGCGGCGGCGCCGCGAGGAACTGGCGGAAGCCGTCGTTGCGCTGCAATATGCAAAGCAGCCGGATGTGTGGCGGCCGTTTGGTGATCGCGGTCTGGAGACAAGCATCCGCGACGCGGCATATCATTTGATCTACCTATCTGAAGCTGTCCAAGCCGACGAACCGACTCTGTTTACCGAATACTTGTCCTGGGTTCAGTCTCTCTTTACCCATCTGCCTCTACCTCCGGAAACGTTGCCGGTTACTTTAGAATGCATGCAGGAAGTGCTGAACACAACGTTGAAAGAAAATCTTCTGTCGGTTGTACGGCCGATTCTGGATGCAGGCATAGAATCCTTGTCATCGCGGCGGACCGATCCCTCCGAGTTTTTACCGGATGGGCAACTGGGCGAAAAAGCGCGCTCCTATCTCGATGCGCTTTTGGCAGGGGACCGTCTTACGGCCGGGCGTATTGTTATGGACTTGTTACAGAGCGGCACGCCGATTAAACAAATTTATTTGGGAATTTTTCAGCCGGTGCAACGGGAGATCGGCCGATTGTGGCAGAACAACCGCATCAGTGTGGCGCAGGAGCATTTCTGCACCGCCGCCACTCAAACCATCATGTCGCAGCTTTATCCTTATCTTTTTACCGGAGAAAAGAAATCGAAAAAGCTCGTTGCCTGCTGCATCGGCGGGGAGCTCCATGAAATCGGCGCCCGCATAGTGGCCGATTTCATGGAGATGGAAGGGTGGGACACCTATTTCCTAGGCGCCAATACACCCGCTGAAAGCATTTTAAAAGCTCTAGGCGATCAACGAGCTGATCTGCTGGCGGTTTCCGCGACCATGACTTTTCACGTCAGTCGCGTCGCCGATCTTATTCGACAATTGAGGGAAAGCCGCCTGGCTGACGTGCCGGTGCTGGTCGGCGGGTATCCCTTTAATATTTCCCAGAATTTATGGCGCAAAGTCGGCGCCGACGGCTGGGCGCCGGACGCCGAAAGAGCCGTGGCTGCAGCTGAACAGGTTATTTGCAGATGA